In a genomic window of Gossypium arboreum isolate Shixiya-1 chromosome 9, ASM2569848v2, whole genome shotgun sequence:
- the LOC108453806 gene encoding uncharacterized protein At5g01610-like produces the protein MDQILNKVGSYWLGQKANKEIDSVGDDLNSLSTSIEGGAKWLVNKIKGKMQKPLPELLREYNLPIGIFPRDATNYEFNEETGKLTVFIPAICEVGYKDSSVLRFFTTVTGYLEKGKLADIEGMKTKVMIWVKVTSITCEGSKIYVTAGMKKSRNREAYEVSRDGVSVDKF, from the exons ATGGATCAGATATTGAACAAGGTGGGCTCCTATTGGCTCGGCCAGAAGGCCAACAAGGAGATCGATTCCGTCGGCGACGACCTCAAC TCATTATCCACCAGTATTGAAGGGGGAGCCAAATGGTTGGTTAATAAAATCAAAG GAAAAATGCAAAAGCCGTTGCCAGAGCTGTTAAGAGAATATAACCTGCCCATAGGAATCTTCCCTCGTGATGCCACAAATTATGAATTCAATGAAGAGACTGGGAAGCTCACTGTTTTTATTCCAGCAATATGTGAAGTGGGATACAAGGACTCATCTGTTCTGCGCTTCTTCACCACTGTGACTGGGTATCTGGAGAAAGGAAAGCTGGCTGATATAGAGGGAATGAAGACAAAGGTGATGATATGGGTAAAAGTAACCAGTATCACTTGTGAAGGATCTAAGATCTATGTCACGGCCGGAATGAAGAAAAGCAGGAATAGAGAGGCGTACGAGGTTTCCAGGGATGGAGTAAGTGTAGATAAGTTTTAA
- the LOC108450564 gene encoding abscisic acid receptor PYL4-like: protein MHANPPKSSLLLHRINSDTPAHNSTTSTPDNSFMLCQKRYPLTCNMPVPDTVARHHTHPVGPNQCCSAVVQQIAAPVSTVWSVVRRFDNPQAYKHFVKSCHVIVGDGEVGTLREVSVISGLPAARSTERLEILDDERHVLSFSVVGGDHRLANYRSVTTLHPSTSGNGTVVVESYVVDVPPGNTKDDTCVFVDTIVRCNLQSLAQIAENLSRRK, encoded by the coding sequence ATGCATGCCAATCCTCCAAAATCATCCCTCTTGCTCCACAGAATTAACAGTGACACCCCAGCACATAACTCCACCACCTCTACACCTGATAATTCCTTCATGCTTTGCCAAAAGCGCTACCCTTTAACATGCAATATGCCCGTCCCTGACACCGTTGCTCGCCACCACACCCACCCAGTTGGTCCCAACCAGTGCTGCTCTGCCGTTGTCCAACAGATCGCCGCCCCCGTCTCCACCGTCTGGTCCGTTGTCCGCCGCTTCGATAATCCCCAGGCTTACAAGCACTTCGTCAAGAGCTGTCACGTCATCGTTGGGGATGGTGAAGTTGGTACCCTTCGTGAAGTCAGCGTCATCTCGGGCCTCCCCGCTGCTAGGAGCACAGAGCGCCTCGAGATCCTTGACGACGAGCGTCATGTTCTCAGCTTCAGCGTCGTTGGCGGAGACCATAGACTAGCTAACTACAGGTCGGTGACGACCCTCCACCCTTCCACTTCTGGGAACGGAACGGTGGTGGTGGAATCCTACGTGGTGGACGTGCCGCCGGGTAACACCAAAGATGACACCTGTGTGTTCGTCGACACTATTGTTCGGTGCAACCTCCAGTCACTGGCTCAGATCGCAGAGAATCTCTCCAGGCGCAAATAG
- the LOC108450086 gene encoding protein trichome birefringence-like 35 gives MSVTPRWSRKKSHFPLLAVLLLAFITCSILYNEFSIQQIHESPDHGSTPTTPQTSFTYVKPNLLNGASEVLDRFSSCNSTRNYSGKKIQWAEPGTESGRRRSARQESCDVFSGKWVFDNQSYPLYKESDCPYMSDQLACHKHGRSDLQYQYWRWQPHNCNLKRWNVTEMWEKLRGKRLMFVGDSLNRGQWISMVCLLQSVIPADKKSMTPNAQLTIFRAEEYNATVEFLWAPLLVESNSDDPVNHRLSERIIRPDSVLKHSSQWEHADILIFNSYLWWRQGPVKLLWSSEENGNCEELDGLGAMELAMGAWADWVASKVIPQKKRVFFVTMSPTHFWSQEWEPGSEGNCYNQMRPITLEGYWGSGSDLPTMRMVDKVLSGLGSKVSVINITQLSEYRKDGHPSIYRKFWETLSHQQLANPASYSDCIHWCLPGVPDVWNELIFHFL, from the exons ATGTCCGTGACGCCTAGATGGAGTAGAAAGAAATCCCATTTCCCTTTGCTTGCTGTTCTTCTCTTGGCCTTCATAACTTGTTCCATTCTTTACAATGAATTCAGCATTCAACAAATCCATGAAAGCCCGGATCATGGTTCTACTCCCACCACTCCACAAACTTCCTTTACTTATGTGAAACCTAATCTTCTAAACGGAGCTTCAG AGGTtctggatcgattcagtagttgCAACTCAACTAGGAACTACAGTGGGAAGAAAATCCAGTGGGCTGAGCCTGGTACAGAATCGGGTCGGCGGAGGAGTGCAAGGCAAGAGAGCTGTGATGTCTTCTCTGGCAAGTGGGTTTTTGATAACCAATCGTATCCGCTTTACAAAGAGTCTGATTGCCCCTACATGTCGGAccagttggcatgccataagcaTGGAAGGTCTGATCTGCAATATCAATATTGGAGATGGCAGCCCCATAACTGCAATTTGAAGAG ATGGAATGTGACTGAAATGTGGGAGAAGTTGAGAGGGAAGAGGCTAATGTTTGTGGGGGATTCTCTAAACAGAGGTCAATGGATATCAATGGTGTGTTTGTTACAGTCAGTGATCCCGGCAGATAAGAAATCCATGACTCCGAATGCGCAGCTTACCATTTTCAGAGCAGAG GAATATAATGCCACAGTGGAATTTCTCTGGGCTCCACTTCTGGTTGAATCTAATTCTGATGATCCAGTGAATCACAGATTGTCTGAACGGATTATCCGTCCGGATTCAGTACTTAAGCATTCGTCACAGTGGGAGCATGCAGATATACTAATTTTCAACTCATATTTGTGGTGGAGACAAGGCCCAGTAAAGCTTTT ATGGAGTTCTGAAGAAAATGGAAATTGTGAGGAACTCGACGGGCTAGGAGCCATGGAGTTGGCCATGGGGGCTTGGGCAGACTGGGTAGCATCGAAAGTCATTCCCCAGAAGAAACGTGTCTTTTTTGTTACAATGTCACCAACACATTTCTG GAGTCAAGAGTGGGAACCAGGAAGTGAAGGAAATTGCTATAACCAAATGAGGCCCATCACTTTGGAGGGCTACTGGGGAAGTGGTTCGGACTTGCCTACTATGCGCATGGTGGATAAAGTGCTTTCTGGTTTGGGTTCGAAGGTATCTGTCATCAACATTACTCAGCTCTCAGAATATCGAAAAGATGGCCACCCTTCTATCTATAGAAAATTTTGGGAGACACTGAGCCACCAGCAATTGGCTAACCCTGCAAGCTACTCTGATTGCATACATTGGTGCTTACCGGGTGTGCCTGATGTGTGGAATGAATTGATATTCCACTTTTTGTAA
- the LOC108453212 gene encoding dehydration-responsive element-binding protein 2A-like, translating to MKIKRSSCDTEDGFIASNKKPRTRRSGRKSVEDTIEKWKKYNNNNQLGLGEEDGLKKVSKLPAKGSKKGCMQGKGGPENSRCKYRGVRQRIWGKWVAEIRQPINRNRLASKGNNRLWLGTFSNAIDAALAYDEAAKAMYGSYARLNFPDHHSKESLDNSTTEIGSIESTSTSTLDDKRANYETPAVEPVEESKVLLEINSTGKHDYSQVCTEEEAEDTATDARASESTGCNSSKELRIHNSNGINELKDEEYQLRNSCMDSDYYNTQTTLERRGTESESDFNFRYNYLDNEDQDAGIAIFELDPFKDVKVETPVTRENWEGELAGSIESGKGYSEDDNLKTELTDSDIYRKPISEMKAEGSISRDEVDVEPGGFNDFYNYNCFDDVYDLKRYVPPDSSCQQQLNTPTSVGGGFNWSANKLESVHSWSGEAIADVKPFALIRNDKYGLGGGLQESGNQDETGFDLDHTMEYLRPDVDLDFLEAIKHTDLWSPEREF from the coding sequence ATGAAAATAAAGCGCAGTTCTTGTGATACGGAGGATGGTTTTATTGCTAGTAATAAGAAACCACGCACAAGGAGGAGTGGACGTAAATCAGTAGAGGACACTATTGAGAAGTGGAAGAAGTACAACAACAACAACCAACTTGGCTTGGGTGAAGAAGATGGCCTCAAAAAGGTTTCTAAGCTTCCTGCCAAAGGTTCCAAAAAGGGGTGTATGCAAGGGAAAGGAGGCCCCGAGAACTCCAGATGCAAGTACAGAGGTGTAAGACAAAGGATATGGGGGAAGTGGGTAGCTGAAATCCGACAACCCATCAACAGAAATCGTCTAGCAAGTAAAGGAAACAACAGGCTTTGGCTTGGAACCTTCTCTAATGCCATTGATGCAGCTCTTGCTTATGATGAGGCAGCGAAGGCTATGTACGGTTCTTATGCTCGTCTCAATTTCCCTGATCATCATTCCAAGGAATCGTTAGATAACTCCACTACTGAGATAGGTTCAATCGAATCTACTTCAACGTCAACTTTGGATGATAAAAGAGCTAATTATGAGACCCCTGCAGTAGAGCCTGTTGAAGAATCTAAGGTACTCCTAGAGATTAATTCGACAGGCAAACATGATTATTCTCAAGTTTGTACGGAGGAGGAAGCAGAGGACACTGCAACAGATGCCAGAGCCAGTGAATCAACAGGATGCAATTCAAGTAAAGAGCTTAGAATCCACAACTCTAATGGTATCAATGAGCTTAAAGATGAGGAATACCAATTAAGGAACAGTTGTATGGATTCTGATTATTATAACACGCAGACAACCTTGGAGAGAAGAGGAACAGAATCAGAAAGTGACTTCAATTTTAGATACAATTACCTGGATAATGAAGACCAAGATGCTGGCATTGCAATATTTGAGTTGGATCCGTTTAAGGATGTTAAAGTTGAGACGCCCGTAACAAGGGAAAACTGGGAAGGTGAGCTTGCTGGAAGTATTGAATCCGGTAAGGGGTATAGTGAAGATGATAACTTGAAGACTGAGCTTACGGATTCAGATATTTATCGTAAGCCTATAAGTGAAATGAAAGCAGAAGGGAGTATATCAAGGGACGAAGTGGATGTTGAACCTGGGGGGTTTAATGATTTCTATAACTACAACTGTTTTGATGATGTTTATGATCTCAAGCGCTATGTGCCCCCAGATTCGAGCTGCCAGCAACAACTAAATACTCCCACATCTGTTGGTGGTGGCTTTAACTGGTCCGCTAACAAATTGGAGAGTGTGCATAGTTGGTCAGGAGAAGCCATAGCTGATGTGAAGCCTTTTGCCTTAATTAGAAATGACAAGTACGGATTGGGAGGTGGACTGCAGGAGAGTGGGAACCAAGATGAAACAGGCTTTGATTTAGACCACACCATGGAATATTTGAGGCCTGATGTTGATTTGGACTTCCTAGAAGCCATAAAACACACTGATTTATGGTCTCCCGAGCGTGAATTTTAG
- the LOC108453213 gene encoding uncharacterized protein LOC108453213 — protein MPFLSSSHLSHPIAITLCFSELSHVMGDLVLQKIAISGPTLASMIQHLSSSPADLDGLLFGHVTCIAPSTLSDDSVQSTPDSQLVATISSFLSFPSLLSFYDSLGRVDSSRLTLTNLNQKPLIGWFSFRRKTPLRPSMRESSVTRSLPSNPQLYLPVQNASSESLFAPSIFLLFTTPLQDQFIQTCQYRAFQFQSSNLCFNPLPIDIVNIGPAFRGHYGAFSPTSALPFLNCELRSSSAINECRNEENLIGMKRIAKDQSELDMCAEGMQIGRLNQLIGPEAVNYTAGLEDLYEKMLCKIESLARLVEASSAKVVEQENHNRKLRYKVARSAGLE, from the exons ATGCCCTTTCTCTCTTCATCGCATCTCAGTCACCCCATAGCCATAACTCTCTGTTTCTCTGAGCTCTCTCACGTCATGGGCGATCTGGTATTGCAGAAAATAGCAATTTCTGGGCCAACGCTGGCCTCAATGATCCAACACCTATCATCTTCCCCTGCCGACTTAGACGGCCTCCTTTTCGGCCACGTCACTTGCATAGCCCCTTCTACCCTCTCCGACGATTCCGTCCAATCTACCCCGGATTCACAACTCGTCGCTACTATCTCCAGCTTCCTCTCCTTCCCTTCCCTTCTCTCCTTCTATGACTCACTCGGCCGAGTCGACTCCTCCCGCCTCACCCTTACTAACCTTAATCAGAAACCCCTCATCGGCTGGTTCTCCTTTCGCCGGAAAACTCCCCTCCGCCCTTCCATGCGAGAATCCTCAGTCACTCGTTCCCTCCCCTCTAACCCCCAACTCTATCTCCCAGTCCAAAACGCTAGCTCTGAATCCCTTTTCGctccttcaattttcctcctcttcACCACTCCTCTACAAGACCAATTCATCCAAACCTGCCAATATCGGGCGTTCCAATTCCAATCATCGAACCTCTGTTTTAATCCCCTGCCGATCGATATAGTCAACATTGGACCTGCGTTTAGAGGACATTACGGGGCGTTTAGCCCCACCTCTGCGCTTCCCTTCTTGAACTGCGAGTTAAGAAGCTCATCGGCGATCAACGAATGTAGAAATGAGGAAAATTTAATTGGAATGAAGCGAATAGCAAAGGATCAATCGGAGTTGGATATGTGCGCTGAGGGAATGCAAATCGGGAGATTGAATCAGTTGATTGGACCGGAAGCCGTTAATTATACGGCAGGATTAGAGGATTTGTATGAAAAAATGCTTTGTAAAATCGAAAGCTTGGCCAGGCTCGTTGAAGCTAGCTCAGCTAAGGTGGTTGAACAG GAGAATCACAATAGAAAGCTAAGATACAAAGTTGCTAGGTCTGCTGGATTGGAATAA
- the LOC108453214 gene encoding PRA1 family protein B4-like translates to MSSTGPPVLPISTVQSTESQPPISVSAFRAFLSRLNDSFRNGISQRRPWPELTDRSAFSRPESFSEATLRIRKNYSYFRINYLMVIGFTLAFSLLSHPFSLLLLLGLLFSWVFMYLFRPADQPLVIFGRTFSDRETLGILIILSVFVIFLTSVGSLLISAIMVGFGLVCAHGAFRAPEDLFLDEQEPANTGFLSFLGGAASNAAAAAVPAVSATRI, encoded by the coding sequence ATGTCCTCCACAGGTCCGCCTGTCCTCCCTATCTCCACTGTCCAGTCCACCGAATCTCAGCCACCCATCTCCGTCTCCGCATTTCGCGCATTCCTCTCTCGTCTTAATGATTCCTTTCGCAATGGCATCTCCCAACGCCGTCCCTGGCCTGAACTAACTGATCGCTCTGCCTTCTCCAGGCCTGAGTCTTTCTCCGAAGCCACTCTTCGTATTCGCAAAAATTACTCCTACTTTCGAATTAATTATCTGATGGTTATTGGTTTCACTCTTGCATTTTCGCTTCTTTCCCACCCCTTTTCCCTTCTCCTCCTTCTAGGCCTTCTCTTCTCTTGGGTCTTCATGTACCTCTTCCGCCCCGCCGACCAGCCTCTAGTCATCTTTGGCCGCACCTTCTCTGATCGCGAAACCCTTGGAATCCTCATCATCTTAAGCGTCTTCGTCATCTTCCTCACCTCCGTTGGATCTCTTCTCATTTCCGCTATTATGGTTGGGTTCGGTCTCGTTTGTGCTCACGGTGCCTTTAGGGCCCCTGAAGATCTGTTCTTGGACGAGCAAGAACCCGCTAACACTGGCTTCTTGTCCTTCCTTGGTGGTGCTGCCTCCAATGCCGCCGCTGCCGCTGTTCCTGCTGTTTCTGCCACTCGTATCTAA